From the genome of Haematobia irritans isolate KBUSLIRL unplaced genomic scaffold, ASM5000362v1 scaffold_6, whole genome shotgun sequence, one region includes:
- the LOC142242607 gene encoding histone H3, translated as MARTKQTARKSTGGKAPRKQLATKAARKSAPATGGVKKPHRFRPGTVALREIRRYQKSTELLIRKLPFQRLVREIAQDFKTDLRFQSSAVMALQEASEAYLVGLFEDTNLCAIHAKRVTIMPKDIQLARRIRGERA; from the coding sequence ATGGCTCGTACCAAGCAAACTGCCCGTAAATCTACCGGTGGCAAAGCCCCTCGTAAGCAATTGGCTACTAAAGCTGCTCGTAAGAGTGCCCCAGCCACTGGCGGTGTCAAGAAACCCCATCGTTTCCGCCCTGGTACCGTTGCTTTGCGTGAAATCCGTCGTTACCAAAAGAGCACAGAATTGTTGATCCGCAAATTGCCTTTCCAACGTTTGGTTCGTGAAATTGCCCAAGATTTCAAAACTGACTTGCGTTTCCAGAGTTCTGCTGTCATGGCCTTGCAAGAAGCTAGCGAAGCCTACTTGGTTGGTCTATTCGAAGATACCAACTTGTGCGCTATCCATGCTAAGCGTGTCACCATCATGCCTAAGGATATCCAATTGGCCAGACGTATTCGTGGAGAACgtgcttaa